ATCGGGTCAAATCGGATTCGATAAACGGACGGCCATAAAGCAGAGCAGGCGCATATCGCCCGCGAGCAGCTATGCGACCAGGCGCGGCTCGACAAGCAGCAGCGCCACGACGACGCCAAGGCTGAGTGTGAGCGCGCCAAGGAACTACGCTCCGAGCAGCGGAAGTGGCGGGCCGGTTCCGCGACGAGCAGGGTGGAAGCTCATCGGTGCCCGGTAGGCCGCGTGGGCGCAAGTCCTCGGTTGCCTGGCGGTTGTGTCCGTCACCAACCTGGACGTCAACCTCATCGCTGTCGGCAGGCAGTACATGGTTTTCATCGCGCTCGGGGTACCGGCGTGGGCTGCGGCCACCGGCGCCGCGATCGTCGAGTCCGTCGCCGTCGCCGTCCACGTCTCCTGGCACGCGCACGTCGCGCTGCGGGAGGGGATGCGGCCTGGGGCTCGCGCATGAGGCCGCCGCGCTGATCCGGCGGGCCTCCCAGGATGGATACGCGGCACGCGAGGTGTGGCCCATAAGGGGCGCGCCGCGCTGCTCACCGACGAGCAAGTACGTGACCTCGCCGAAATGCTGGACGCCTGCGCTCTAGGGTGGCAGACAGTTCCAGCTCAAGCCGTACGAGGTCAGGTGGAGCGAGCGCGCCGGAGCCTAGGCGGCGCCCCCTAGTCGAACTCGCCGTCCTTGACACCTCTGATGAAGCTGTTCCACTGATCCGGGGTGAATCTCAGGACGGGGCCGCTGGGGTTCTTGGAGTCCCGTACGGCCTGCCCTCCGCCGGGTAGTGCCGCGACCTCGACGCAGTTCTGTCCCTCTGCCGAGCTGAGGGAGGCTTTACACCAGGTGAGATCGGGCTGGGTATGCTCCATGACTTTCTCCCTCATTTAAGGTTTTTGGCCAGATTTTCAATGTACGTCACTGATGCGTCCGCGCTCAGCGCGGATGCGCGGAGGTGGCCGTAGCTTTTCCGATAGTGGGCCACATCCTCCGGCTTCTCCAGAAAGAGATCACCGGCTGCGCCGACCTCCACATAGACGATGCTCGGATCCTCAGAGGTCTGGTAGTCGAGGATCGTGAACCCGCCTGTCATGGAGGTGTGCGCACCGACCGCGTCCGGGAGTATCTGGATGCCGACGTTCCCGCGTTCGGCTACCCGGCAAAGATTGTGGAGTTGGTCGCGCATGACGGCGATACCGCCGACCTGCTTGCGGAGTGCGGCCTCGTCGATCACTGCCCAGAAGGTTGGTGGGTCCTCGCGGTCCAGGATTCGTTGGCGAGCCAGGCGTGCCTCGGTCAGACGTTCGTTGTCGCCGGTTCCCATCACCTGGCCGCCTTTGAAAACCGCCATGGCGTAGTCGGCGGTTTGAATCAGGCCGGGAATCAGTGTCGCCTCGAAGGTCTGGATCTCCGTGGCCTCCCATTCCAGGCCGACGAGTGCCCCACCCAGGATGTCCTTGAACTCCTCCTCCCACCATCCACGTCGACGGCTCTCTCGTGCCAAGGTGATGATGGCCTGCCGTCTGGCTTCGTCCGTCACGCCGTAGACATCGAGCAGGTCCATGACGTCGTTGATGGTCGGGCGTCGCCACTCGTCCCGTTCGATCCGGGTCACTTTGCTGGGTTGCCACCCAAGCCGTCGTGCGGCCTCCTTGGAGTCGAGGCCGGCGGATTCGCGGAACTGACGCAAGGCATTGGAAAGACGCCTTCGCCTAACTGTTGGGCTGTATGCCACGTTTCATCTTCTCCTCTGCTTTTTATGGCAATTGGTACATAGTGCTTACTGGGCATTGTTGATTTTAGGTATTGCCGTTCCGAGGTATTCGGGGCCATCATGAGGCTAGCCTTTCCAGTAACGGAGAGTGGGTGTTATGGCACTGAAGGTTGACGTGATGGGCCGCTTGAGGAGTTTTGGGCCGATTTATCTGGTAGGTGAGCGGCCAGAAAAAAGCGTCAAATCTTAGCTTTCGCCGCATATATCGCTAATTGACATGCTTACCCTCGCCTGAAAATTAGTCGGCAAGTAGCAGTGACGACACGAGCGTTAGCGTCCTCGGGCATGGTGACGCAACCACCAGCCCGAGGACTGGATCAGGAACTCGGAGCCCTCTGACCCATGAAGAACCCTAGCTTCATCCCCCCATCCCCTGTAAGTGACGACAAGAACACCCGGGAGGCGTACTGGGATCTGCCCGCCGTGGCAATCCCCTCGAACCGTAGAGACTTCTGTTGTGGTGATCTTCGCTTTTAGGATCTTGCTGGTGCGCTGCGCGTCCTCGCTGGGGCAGGCCCTGGCCTGCCCGTACTCCTGCCGCCAGGGGCCGTAGAGGTCTCCGGGGTCAAGGGCGGCCGAAGGCCGTCGCGCAGCGATCGCGTCAGCGACCCTTGAGGCCGGAGCAGGCGGCCCCGGACACTGCGCGGCGCATCCCCCGGCCCGCACGAGGTGTTCGATCAGGAGAACGCGGCGGCTCATGCCGCCTCCTTCCGTTCGTGCCGCGCAGCGGCCTTGCGTTTCCTCTTGTCCTCCTTGCGCTGCCGTGCCGCGGCCCGCAACCGCTGCTGAACCGACGGATCCAACCGCTCGAACTCCACCGGCGAAAACATCGCGTTCGTCGAATGCAGCCGCATCGTGTTGAAGTCGTCGATCCAGGCGGCGATCGCACGACGGGCCTGATCATGGGTGGCGAACGGCTCACGGCGCAACAACTCGAACTCCAAACTGGAGAAGAACGACTCGGCCGCGGTATTGTCCAGCGCCGAGCCGACCCGCCCCATCGACTGCACGATGCCCATCCGCTCACAGGCCCGCCGGAAGTCGGCCGCGGTGTACTCCGACCCTTGATCACTGTGAAACCTCACACCCGCGACGCCACCGCCCCGCAGGGCGACCGCCATCTGCAGCGACGCGGTGGCCAGCGCGGCTCCCTTGTGCGCGCTCATCGCGAACCCGAGCACTCGGCGGGAGAACAAGTCCTCGGTGGCCGCCAGATACAGCGCTCCTTCAGCGGTGGGGATCTCGGTGCCGTCCCCGCACCAGGTCACGTCCGGCCCGGGTGCGGTGAAGTCCCGCCGCAGATGGTCCTCGGCCCGCCACCGGCCCCGGCCCGGCCGGGTGGTGTTCTTGCGCTTGGTCTTGGGCCGGGCCGCCAAAGCGCGCTCAGCCATGACCTTCGCCACCGTGTTCTTACTCACTCGCCAACCGGCCCGACGCAGCCGGGCGGTGATCCGCGGTGATCCCTCAGTGCCTTTGCGCTGATGAAACGCCGAGACGACGGCCTCGATCAGACCAGCCCGACGGCGTTCGCGCTCGCCAGGACCCTCGCGCCCCCGCCGCGACCACTTATAAAACCAGGACTGCGACACCCCCAGCGCCCGGCACGCAACCGCGTGCGCAACACCGTGCTCGGCCCTCTGAGCGGCGATGAAGCCGGCCATGCTCACCGGCCCATCGCGTCCTTGACCCAGAGGGCCACCGAGCGCTTGAGCACATCACGCTCCATCGCCAGCTCGGCGACCTCCCGACGCAGCCGGACCAACTCGGCCCGCTCGTCCTCGCCCAGGCCGCCGTTTCCGGCTCGCCGCCGCTGCCGGGCCATGTTCACCCAGTTGGCCAGAGTGCCCGCATTGACCCCCAGATCCTGGGCCACCCGCACGATCGGCCTACCGGTCTCCTCAACGATCCGGACCGCACCGTCTTTGAAGTCCTGATCGAACCTCCGTCGTGTCTCAGACATCGCCGTTCCCCCTTTAAGGCGATGTCTCTACGTTACGAGGGAAAGCCCAGCCGATCCCGCAGTGGTCGGCGTGTCACGTCGGCTGGTGCGGGAAGTCCTCGTCGCCTGGGGCATCTCCGCCGTGGCGGAGGACGTGACCATGGTGGTGTCCGAGCTGGTGAGCAACGCGGTCGTGCACGGGAAGGCGCCGATCACGCTCTCGCTGCACCGGCAC
This region of Streptosporangium sp. NBC_01495 genomic DNA includes:
- a CDS encoding DUF397 domain-containing protein — translated: MEHTQPDLTWCKASLSSAEGQNCVEVAALPGGGQAVRDSKNPSGPVLRFTPDQWNSFIRGVKDGEFD
- a CDS encoding helix-turn-helix domain-containing protein, with the protein product MAYSPTVRRRRLSNALRQFRESAGLDSKEAARRLGWQPSKVTRIERDEWRRPTINDVMDLLDVYGVTDEARRQAIITLARESRRRGWWEEEFKDILGGALVGLEWEATEIQTFEATLIPGLIQTADYAMAVFKGGQVMGTGDNERLTEARLARQRILDREDPPTFWAVIDEAALRKQVGGIAVMRDQLHNLCRVAERGNVGIQILPDAVGAHTSMTGGFTILDYQTSEDPSIVYVEVGAAGDLFLEKPEDVAHYRKSYGHLRASALSADASVTYIENLAKNLK
- a CDS encoding IS3 family transposase, whose translation is MAGFIAAQRAEHGVAHAVACRALGVSQSWFYKWSRRGREGPGERERRRAGLIEAVVSAFHQRKGTEGSPRITARLRRAGWRVSKNTVAKVMAERALAARPKTKRKNTTRPGRGRWRAEDHLRRDFTAPGPDVTWCGDGTEIPTAEGALYLAATEDLFSRRVLGFAMSAHKGAALATASLQMAVALRGGGVAGVRFHSDQGSEYTAADFRRACERMGIVQSMGRVGSALDNTAAESFFSSLEFELLRREPFATHDQARRAIAAWIDDFNTMRLHSTNAMFSPVEFERLDPSVQQRLRAAARQRKEDKRKRKAAARHERKEAA
- a CDS encoding transposase; translation: MSETRRRFDQDFKDGAVRIVEETGRPIVRVAQDLGVNAGTLANWVNMARQRRRAGNGGLGEDERAELVRLRREVAELAMERDVLKRSVALWVKDAMGR
- a CDS encoding ATP-binding protein, with the translated sequence MAVPPLRRCLYVTRESPADPAVVGVSRRLVREVLVAWGISAVAEDVTMVVSELVSNAVVHGKAPITLSLHRHGRIVCGEVTDHSVVWPSPLPAGPDAEHGRGLAIVAAYADRWGVESAPQGKTVWFVCVEPGSR